In one Sphingobacterium daejeonense genomic region, the following are encoded:
- a CDS encoding DUF4296 domain-containing protein — MHRLILGLLPLFFISISCKKEGSRRDLPQDDMVELMTDVHILDGYISNIPVDSAKKVIDPLYEELFAKYGLDSTSFNKNVNFYFGDPKLTVKNIRPSS; from the coding sequence ATGCATCGATTAATACTTGGATTACTTCCGTTGTTTTTTATAAGCATTTCTTGCAAAAAAGAAGGTTCCAGAAGGGATTTACCTCAAGATGATATGGTAGAGTTAATGACAGACGTCCATATCCTCGATGGATATATCTCAAACATCCCTGTAGATAGTGCCAAAAAGGTTATTGACCCTTTATATGAAGAGCTATTTGCAAAATATGGACTCGATTCAACATCCTTTAACAAGAATGTCAACTTTTATTTTGGAGATCCAAAGTTAACGGTAAAAAACATACGACCAAGTAGTTAA
- a CDS encoding GNAT family N-acetyltransferase gives MSLTIRDAVLEDCPRLMELIRELASFEKAPQEVTVSMEEFEDAGFGSNPVWWAFVAEYNGHIVAMSLYYIRYSTWKGRRLYLEDIIVTEEMRGMGIGKELLDHTINYAKENGFSGMMWQVLDWNKPAIDFYKKYDTKLDEEWINVSIDF, from the coding sequence ATGAGTTTAACCATTCGCGATGCTGTTCTTGAAGATTGTCCAAGATTAATGGAATTGATCCGAGAATTGGCATCATTTGAAAAGGCCCCACAGGAAGTGACCGTCAGCATGGAGGAATTTGAAGATGCGGGCTTCGGAAGCAACCCTGTTTGGTGGGCTTTTGTAGCAGAATATAATGGCCATATTGTTGCCATGTCCTTATACTATATTCGTTATTCAACTTGGAAAGGACGCCGGCTTTATTTAGAGGACATCATCGTTACAGAAGAAATGCGTGGAATGGGAATTGGAAAAGAACTTCTTGACCATACCATAAACTATGCTAAAGAAAATGGTTTTTCTGGAATGATGTGGCAAGTATTGGATTGGAATAAACCTGCCATAGACTTTTACAAGAAATACGACACGAAATTAGATGAGGAGTGGATAAATGTTAGTATCGATTTTTAA
- a CDS encoding DUF3298 and DUF4163 domain-containing protein produces MLVSIFKTTKILFLGTILLIGTASSCQSNKTDGSKTHKQNISPRTDSLSYRDTSIMQISPYFAENDGNADTTYAKITYPIFSDSAMNNIVKANILLDGEPSIEVYLGNFIESYGNFIEENNVKYNLAWDKETIVRVELNSQDLIMLNSSTYEFSGGAHGNSFTIWSVYDVHNYEKLELNTFISENKMKEFTKIAERFFRREEGLTDTASLEGEYFFENDEFALAANYGISKEGIIFYYNSYEIKPYAAGPTYLSIPYEDIQDCMTQTGKNYIKKLKEYYNSIQ; encoded by the coding sequence ATGTTAGTATCGATTTTTAAAACAACGAAAATATTATTCTTAGGGACGATCCTTTTAATTGGCACTGCAAGTTCATGCCAAAGTAATAAAACTGATGGTTCCAAAACCCATAAACAAAACATCAGTCCAAGGACGGATTCTTTATCCTACAGGGATACCTCCATTATGCAAATCAGCCCATATTTTGCTGAAAATGATGGAAATGCAGATACGACATATGCTAAAATTACTTATCCAATCTTTTCAGACAGCGCCATGAACAACATTGTTAAGGCCAACATCCTATTGGATGGAGAGCCTTCAATTGAAGTTTATCTTGGGAATTTTATAGAAAGCTATGGGAATTTTATTGAAGAAAATAATGTTAAGTATAATCTAGCTTGGGATAAAGAAACTATTGTAAGAGTAGAATTGAACAGCCAAGATCTCATTATGCTGAACAGTTCCACCTATGAGTTTTCTGGTGGTGCCCATGGCAATTCATTTACCATTTGGAGTGTTTACGATGTTCATAATTATGAAAAATTAGAACTGAATACGTTTATTTCTGAGAATAAGATGAAAGAATTTACTAAAATTGCAGAAAGATTCTTTCGTAGAGAAGAAGGTCTAACAGATACGGCCAGTTTGGAGGGTGAATATTTCTTCGAGAATGACGAATTTGCATTAGCTGCTAACTATGGTATTTCTAAGGAAGGTATTATATTCTACTATAATTCTTATGAGATCAAGCCATATGCTGCGGGACCTACTTATCTTAGCATTCCTTATGAAGACATTCAGGATTGCATGACCCAAACTGGAAAGAATTACATAAAAAAATTAAAAGAGTATTATAATTCAATTCAGTAG
- a CDS encoding aspartate kinase: MQVFKFGGASVKSAENIKNVVSIVEKHRDSSLLIVVSAIGKTTDKLVRITESYLKQDGECFALLDQLKQEHFNILNELFPAPTHPVYDDIANTFVEIEWILEEEPQDDYDYLYDQIVSVGELLSTKIVAAYSSYQGVPTQWVDARDFILTDNTYREGKVDWEKTEDKIRKDLPTILDDYVVVTQGFIGSTSENFTTTLGREGSDYSAAIFAASLNAENITIWKDVPGVLNADPKWFDQTELIPELSYTDAIELTYYGATVIHPKTIKPLQNKKITLNVRSFINPEEPGTQIKTTNQTLPVPSFIFKVNQVFINIQPRDFSFIVEDNLSHIFDSFHQNRIKINMMHNSAISFSVAVDDTGENVLNLLEQLNKRYKVSVAAGLELITIRYYNQQTIDRVLVNKEIIRELKDSYTCQMLVKNKDE, encoded by the coding sequence ATGCAGGTTTTTAAATTTGGCGGTGCCTCCGTTAAAAGTGCAGAGAATATTAAAAATGTAGTTTCTATCGTTGAAAAACACCGAGATTCATCATTATTGATCGTTGTATCAGCCATAGGAAAGACAACGGATAAATTAGTCAGAATAACTGAAAGTTATTTGAAGCAAGACGGGGAATGTTTTGCACTATTGGACCAATTAAAACAGGAACATTTTAATATTTTGAATGAATTATTTCCTGCCCCTACTCATCCTGTTTATGATGATATTGCGAACACTTTTGTAGAAATCGAATGGATTCTTGAGGAAGAACCTCAAGATGATTATGATTATTTATACGACCAGATTGTATCTGTAGGCGAACTTCTTTCGACCAAGATTGTTGCTGCCTACTCTTCTTACCAAGGCGTACCGACACAATGGGTCGATGCAAGGGACTTTATTCTTACAGATAATACTTACCGTGAGGGAAAGGTAGACTGGGAAAAAACCGAGGACAAAATAAGAAAGGATTTACCTACTATATTGGATGATTATGTTGTAGTTACCCAAGGATTTATAGGGTCTACTTCGGAGAATTTTACGACAACTTTAGGTCGTGAGGGTTCTGACTATTCAGCCGCCATTTTTGCAGCAAGCTTAAACGCAGAGAATATCACTATTTGGAAGGATGTTCCTGGTGTATTGAATGCGGATCCTAAATGGTTCGATCAAACCGAACTGATTCCCGAATTATCATATACAGATGCCATAGAATTAACTTATTATGGTGCAACTGTTATTCATCCAAAAACCATCAAACCCCTTCAGAACAAAAAGATTACCCTGAATGTTCGTTCATTCATTAATCCTGAAGAACCGGGTACACAGATTAAAACAACGAACCAAACATTACCTGTACCGTCCTTTATTTTTAAGGTAAATCAAGTATTCATCAATATACAACCGCGTGACTTTTCGTTTATCGTTGAGGACAACTTGAGTCATATTTTTGATTCATTTCACCAAAACAGAATCAAAATCAACATGATGCACAATTCAGCGATCAGTTTTTCTGTTGCAGTTGATGATACAGGAGAAAATGTACTGAATTTGTTGGAACAACTCAACAAAAGATACAAGGTTTCTGTTGCTGCGGGTCTTGAATTGATTACGATTCGCTATTATAATCAACAAACAATTGACAGGGTATTGGTAAATAAGGAAATTATTCGCGAACTTAAGGATAGTTA